Proteins co-encoded in one Williamwhitmania taraxaci genomic window:
- a CDS encoding NADH:ubiquinone reductase (Na(+)-transporting) subunit B, producing the protein MKSLRNFLDRIKPNFEKGGKLQMFHSSFEAFESFLFVSDKVTSRGTHIRDSIDLKRTMTVVIIALMPAFLFGMWNVGYQHTVAFGLTDWTFWQIFGFGALRVMPIVIVSYVVGLGIEFAFAQVRHHEVNEGFLVTGMLIPLVMPVDVPLWMVGVATAFAVIIGKEVFGGTGMNIFNPALLARAFLFFAYPSKMSGEIVWIAGLGEKGAHMVDGFSGATPMAIAATGTGAVGHTMSVDQLMGHMPSASDMFLGFIPGSIGETSTLAILLGAIILIATGVGSWKIIVATVTGGLGMGLLLNLAGANPYMELPAYYHLIMGGFAFGAVFMATDPVSGSQTETGKWIYGFLIGVMAVLIRVLNPAYPEGMMLAILLMNTFAPLIDYYIVQSNVKRRLRRAKVLSKTL; encoded by the coding sequence ATGAAATCCCTTAGAAATTTTCTCGATCGGATAAAGCCAAATTTCGAAAAAGGGGGCAAGTTGCAAATGTTTCACTCTTCATTTGAGGCGTTTGAATCATTCCTCTTTGTATCGGATAAGGTTACAAGCCGTGGTACACATATTCGTGATTCCATTGATTTAAAGCGCACCATGACCGTGGTGATTATTGCCCTTATGCCGGCATTTTTGTTTGGTATGTGGAATGTTGGATATCAGCACACGGTTGCCTTTGGTTTAACTGATTGGACCTTTTGGCAGATTTTTGGTTTTGGTGCCTTGCGCGTTATGCCAATTGTTATTGTTTCGTATGTAGTTGGTTTGGGTATCGAATTTGCCTTTGCCCAAGTACGTCACCACGAGGTAAACGAAGGCTTTCTGGTAACTGGAATGCTCATTCCTCTAGTTATGCCGGTGGATGTCCCACTTTGGATGGTTGGCGTTGCAACAGCTTTTGCTGTTATTATTGGTAAAGAGGTTTTTGGCGGAACGGGTATGAATATCTTTAACCCAGCCCTCTTAGCGCGTGCATTCCTCTTCTTTGCTTATCCATCAAAAATGTCGGGTGAAATAGTTTGGATTGCCGGTCTTGGCGAAAAGGGAGCCCACATGGTAGATGGTTTCTCGGGCGCAACTCCAATGGCTATTGCCGCAACAGGCACAGGAGCAGTTGGACATACCATGAGTGTAGATCAGCTTATGGGGCATATGCCGAGTGCCTCCGATATGTTTCTGGGTTTTATACCCGGATCAATTGGTGAAACCTCTACTTTGGCAATTCTACTCGGGGCTATTATTCTTATAGCAACAGGTGTTGGCAGCTGGAAAATTATCGTTGCTACCGTTACTGGTGGACTAGGGATGGGTTTATTGCTCAACCTTGCTGGGGCCAATCCATACATGGAATTGCCAGCTTACTACCATTTAATTATGGGCGGTTTTGCATTCGGTGCGGTGTTTATGGCAACCGATCCTGTATCTGGGTCGCAAACCGAAACAGGAAAGTGGATATATGGCTTCTTGATAGGGGTAATGGCGGTGCTCATTCGGGTGCTTAATCCAGCTTATCCGGAAGGCATGATGCTTGCCATTCTATTAATGAACACGTTTGCGCCACTAATAGACTATTACATAGTTCAGTCGAATGTTAAACGGCGCTTACGCAGGGCCAAAGTCTTATCTAAAACACTTTAA
- a CDS encoding type IX secretion system plug protein, whose amino-acid sequence MKNGSAILKTFFALLAISKVCYATNNEPTSNVFIQDKKNNNYIANPEIRTVLLYPKGWPQADAVFELGGANPLLFSFDELSGTPDYYTYSVVHCDANWNESGLYYADYMDGFQQNPLNNYRFSFNTKESYAHFELELPNEQVSLRISGNYLIRVYGSASSTEAILQWQFRVVEQLVGINLRARPAPDPAIIRTHQQLDCEIFYKNLPVTDPFSDLKLVVEQNTIPNDLNPLPQFSRASSADYSGIDKLVFKGLNEWRTFDTRSLMYNSINIERITLTANHYHVLLKPDESRAKVQYVSQPDFNGRVAIQGERNYDAGIELEYPIVYFTLNTEERPDQDVYLVGNFTGFAYTDNFKMVYNYERKAYELAIPLKQGFYNYMYAVKTPQSTTADLSALEGSHSETENSYSVYVYYRQPGSRYDRLVGYARIN is encoded by the coding sequence ATGAAAAACGGCTCAGCCATACTTAAAACATTTTTTGCTCTATTAGCCATCTCCAAAGTTTGTTACGCAACTAACAACGAGCCTACGAGTAATGTTTTTATTCAGGATAAAAAAAACAACAATTATATTGCTAACCCTGAAATAAGGACCGTTTTGCTCTACCCAAAGGGATGGCCGCAAGCGGATGCAGTATTCGAATTGGGTGGGGCAAATCCGCTCCTCTTCTCATTCGACGAGCTTAGCGGTACACCCGACTACTATACCTATTCCGTTGTGCACTGCGATGCCAACTGGAACGAATCGGGCCTTTACTACGCCGACTACATGGATGGTTTTCAACAAAACCCATTAAATAACTACCGCTTCTCCTTCAATACAAAGGAGTCCTATGCACACTTCGAACTAGAGTTGCCCAACGAGCAGGTATCACTAAGGATTTCCGGCAACTACCTTATTCGCGTTTATGGATCAGCCTCCTCAACCGAAGCAATATTACAGTGGCAATTTAGAGTTGTAGAACAGCTCGTTGGAATTAACCTTCGAGCAAGACCAGCCCCCGATCCGGCAATCATCAGGACCCACCAACAACTAGACTGTGAGATATTTTACAAAAACCTTCCGGTTACCGATCCATTTTCCGATTTAAAGTTGGTAGTAGAGCAAAATACAATCCCTAACGACCTAAACCCCTTACCACAATTCAGCAGAGCGAGTTCTGCGGACTATTCTGGCATCGATAAATTGGTATTCAAGGGTCTTAACGAATGGCGAACGTTTGACACCAGAAGCCTGATGTACAATTCCATAAATATCGAAAGAATTACCCTTACTGCCAATCACTACCATGTATTACTGAAGCCCGACGAAAGTAGAGCCAAAGTCCAATACGTTTCGCAGCCCGATTTTAACGGAAGAGTTGCTATCCAAGGCGAAAGGAACTATGACGCCGGAATTGAGCTGGAATATCCCATAGTTTACTTCACCTTAAACACAGAGGAGAGGCCGGACCAAGATGTTTATCTGGTGGGTAACTTTACAGGATTTGCCTATACTGACAACTTCAAAATGGTTTATAATTACGAAAGAAAAGCATATGAACTTGCCATCCCCTTAAAGCAAGGCTTTTACAACTACATGTATGCAGTTAAAACGCCCCAATCCACCACAGCAGATCTTTCGGCGCTGGAAGGGTCACACTCCGAAACCGAGAACAGTTACTCCGTTTATGTTTACTATCGACAGCCAGGTTCACGTTACGACCGATTGGTGGGATATGCAAGGATAAATTAA
- a CDS encoding Na(+)-translocating NADH-quinone reductase subunit A, with product MSKVIKIRKGLNIKLAGKAEKVLETLDLSSTYAVKPTDFPGLVPKLLVKPDDKVKAGTPLFYDKNRPEVMFSSPVSGTVKSVNRGERRAILEVVVESDGSQDFEQFEVGNFESLSREQIKALLLKSGTWPSIVQRPYAIIANPSDTPKAIFISGWDTAPLASDYDFATTGEETALQKGIDVLRKLTDGLVHLTVASDNAANSILNKINGVELHHISGPHPAGNVGVQIHHIAPINKGEIVWTLDPWSVIIIGRLFLKGTYDAQKVIALAGSEVLKPRYFRIISGASIEKLIGGRVSDNANRCISGNVLTGEKISSRGYLGYYHNMVTVIPEGKHFEFLGWAAPGFNKFSASKTFLSSLLPKKSYRMDTNLNGGERAFVLTNQYDKVVPMDIYPVYLLKAVLAEDIEAMENLGLYEIAEEDFALCEYVCTSKIEVQSIVRKGIELMIKEMN from the coding sequence ATGTCGAAGGTAATTAAAATACGGAAGGGGCTCAACATTAAACTAGCAGGGAAAGCAGAGAAAGTGCTGGAGACGTTAGATTTGTCGAGTACCTATGCAGTGAAGCCCACCGACTTTCCCGGTTTGGTGCCCAAGTTGCTTGTGAAGCCCGATGATAAGGTGAAGGCTGGAACACCGCTATTTTACGACAAGAATAGACCCGAAGTTATGTTTTCCTCCCCAGTTAGTGGTACCGTAAAATCGGTAAACCGCGGTGAGCGTAGGGCAATTCTTGAAGTGGTGGTGGAGAGTGATGGCTCTCAGGATTTTGAACAATTCGAAGTGGGCAATTTCGAGTCGCTTTCTCGCGAACAGATCAAGGCGTTGCTGCTAAAGAGTGGTACGTGGCCAAGTATTGTTCAACGACCCTATGCTATTATCGCTAATCCCTCAGATACCCCGAAGGCCATATTTATTTCCGGTTGGGATACTGCTCCACTTGCCTCCGATTACGATTTTGCCACAACAGGCGAGGAAACTGCCCTTCAAAAGGGTATTGATGTTTTACGCAAGCTTACTGATGGCCTTGTGCATCTTACTGTGGCTTCAGATAATGCTGCAAATAGCATCTTGAATAAGATTAACGGTGTAGAACTCCACCATATTTCGGGACCTCACCCTGCAGGAAATGTTGGGGTGCAAATCCATCATATCGCGCCAATCAATAAGGGCGAGATTGTTTGGACGCTCGATCCTTGGTCTGTAATCATTATAGGCCGTCTCTTTTTGAAGGGTACTTATGATGCACAAAAGGTGATCGCTCTTGCTGGGTCGGAGGTATTGAAGCCCCGATACTTCAGGATAATAAGTGGTGCCAGTATCGAAAAACTTATAGGTGGACGTGTTTCGGACAATGCAAATCGCTGCATTAGCGGTAATGTGCTTACCGGCGAAAAGATATCCTCGCGTGGATATTTAGGCTATTACCACAACATGGTGACGGTGATCCCTGAGGGCAAGCACTTTGAATTTCTGGGATGGGCTGCTCCAGGGTTTAATAAGTTTAGCGCCTCTAAAACCTTCCTTTCAAGCTTGCTTCCCAAAAAGAGTTACCGGATGGATACGAATCTAAACGGCGGCGAACGAGCTTTTGTATTGACAAATCAATACGATAAGGTAGTGCCAATGGATATTTACCCAGTTTACCTTTTAAAAGCTGTTCTTGCAGAGGATATTGAGGCCATGGAGAATCTAGGTTTATACGAAATTGCCGAAGAGGATTTTGCACTCTGCGAATATGTTTGCACTTCAAAAATTGAGGTTCAATCGATTGTGCGTAAGGGTATCGAATTAATGATTAAGGAGATGAACTAG